The following proteins come from a genomic window of Perognathus longimembris pacificus isolate PPM17 chromosome 12, ASM2315922v1, whole genome shotgun sequence:
- the Fam83h gene encoding protein FAM83H yields the protein MARRSQCSSQGDNPLAPGYLPPHYKEYYRLAVDALTEGGPEAYSRFLASEGAPDFLCPEELEHVSRHLQPPQHGAREPPEGSPPDVDMDGSSGTYWPVNSDQAVPELDLGWPLTFGFQGTEVTTLVQPPPPDSPSIKDEARRMIRSAQQVVAVVMDMFTDVDLLSEVLEAAARRVPVYILLDEMNAQHFLDMADKCRVNLHHVDFLRVRTVAGPTYYCRTGKSFKGHVKEKFLLVDCAAVMSGSYSFMWSFEKIHRSLAHVFQGELVASFDEEFRILFAQSEPLVPSAGALARMDALALAPYAGAGPLVGVPGAAPPAPFSFPKRAHLLFPPPPDEGLGFPSFLDPDRHFLSAFRREEPPPHLGLRPLPRRLDLETGPGAELGPRGFLQARHLEVDAFKRHSFADGAGAVENFARQVSRQTFLSHGGDALRFQTSHFHRDQLYQQHYQWDPQSAPARPQGLFEKLRAGRAGFADPDEFAPGPGPRFPELGADGHGLQRLEYVPSSASREARHGSDPALGPAPRGPEPGGAPRPGPSRGFPCQAWGRPGAEHAGAEAEPGRRGGPEGRAGLRDWRLASYLSGCHGEDAGEEGMPLEAEALDDDVLGPGRDLAPPAPRGPAAFPAQGTGSGGGGSAEDAGLAKQDSFRSRLTPLIQRSSRLRSSLIFASQAEGTGGPAAAAATTEKVQLLHREQVVSEALGPGGEAVRSAASTKVAELLEKYKGPARDGAVTVSSHSKALVSQVWREEAAPCGPGPGPERRSLESCLLDLRDSFAQRLHQEAERQPGAASLTAAQLLDTLGRGSERLPSRFLPAQGRGSPPPPEGPGAHPAPRPEPRGSPTSACPAPGFPPRRGSPTAGFIEQKGGPERRGSPVPPVPERRGSPGPPVPERRGSLTSGECPRTGPGEEAAGGPMEALRKGSLRLRQLLSPKSERRGEEEGGAPAPQENGQPESPRRPSLGRGDSAEAPEERGGRARLASATANALYSSNLRDDTKAILEQISAHGQKHRGAAARGSPEPRPPAAGDLAPDMSDKDKCSAIFRSDSAGPQARLSRTLPASAEERDRLLRRMESMRKEKRVYSRFEVFCKKEEAGAGDGLPEEDPRDSKVGKFMPKILGTFKGKK from the exons ATGGCCCGCCGCTCCCAGTGCTCCTCCCAGGGGGACAACCCCCTGGCACCCGGATACCTGCCGCCGCACTACAAAGAGTACTACCGCCTGGCGGTGGACGCCCTGACCGAGGGGGGGCCCGAAGCCTACAGCCGCTTCTTGGCGTCCGAGGGCGCTCCCGACTTCCTGTGCCCCGAGGAGCTGGAGCACGTGAGCCGCCACCTGCAGCCCCCGCAGCACGGGGCGCGGGAGCCCCCCGAGGGCAGTCCCCCCGACGTGGACATGGACGGCTCCTCGGGCACTTACTGGCCGGTCAACTCGGACCAAGCGGTGCCCGAGCTGgacctgggctggcctctgacCTTCGGCTTCCAGGGGACCGAGGTCACCACGCTGGTGCAGCCTCCACCCCCAGACAGCCCCAGCATCAAGGACGAGGCCCGGAGGATGATCCGCTCCGCCCAGCAG GTGGTGGCTGTGGTGATGGACATGTTCACCGACGTGGACCTGCTCAGCGAGGTGCTGGAGGCCGCCGCCCGCAGGGTCCCGGTCTACATCCTGCTGGATGAGATGAACGCACAGCACTTCCTGGACATGGCGGACAAGTGTCGCGTCAACCTGCACCATGTGGAT TTCCTGCGCGTCCGCACCGTGGCAGGCCCCACCTACTACTGCCGCACGGGGAAGTCCTTCAAGGGCCACGTGAAGGAGAAGTTTCTGCTCGTGGACTGCGCGGCCGTGATGAGCGGCAGCTACAG CTTCATGTGGTCCTTCGAGAAGATCCACCGCAGCCTGGCGCACGTGTTCCAGGGCGAGCTGGTGGCCAGCTTCGACGAGGAGTTCCGCATTCTCTTCGCGCAGTCGGAGCCGCTGGTGCCCTCGGCCGGGGCGCTGGCCCGCATGGACGCCCTGGCACTGGCTCCCTACGCGGGCGCCGGGCCCCTGGTGGGCGTCCCGGGGGCCGCGCCGCCggctcccttctccttccctaagCGGGCGCACCTGCTGTTCCCGCCGCCCCCGGACGAGGGCCTGGGCTTCCCCTCCTTCCTGGACCCCGACCGCCACTTCCTGTCCGCCTTCCGCCGCGAGGAGCCGCCGCCGCACCTGGGGCTGCGGCCGCTGCCCCGGCGGCTGGACCTGGAgacggggccgggcgcggagctGGGCCCGCGGGGCTTCCTCCAGGCCCGGCACCTGGAGGTGGACGCCTTCAAGCGGCACAGCTTCGCGGACGGCGCGGGCGCCGTGGAGAACTTCGCGCGGCAGGTGTCCCGGCAGACCTTCCTGAGCCACGGCGGCGACGCGCTGCGCTTCCAGACCAGCCACTTCCACCGCGACCAGCTCTACCAGCAGCACTACCAGTGGGACCCGCAGAGCGCGCCCGCGCGCCCGCAGGGCCTGTTCGAGAAGCTCCGCGCCGGCCGCGCCGGCTTCGCGGACCCCGACGAGTTCGCGCCGGGCCCCGGGCCGCGCTTCCCCGAGCTGGGCGCCGACGGGCACGGGCTCCAGCGGCTGGAATACGTGCCGTCCAGCGCCTCCCGCGAGGCGCGCCACGGCTCCGACCCGGCCTTGGGGCCTGCGCCCCGCGGCCCGGAGCCCggcggggccccgcgccccggcccgagCCGGGGCTTCccctgccaggcctggggccggccgggcgcggagcacgcCGGCGCGGAGGCGGAGCCCGGGCGCAGGGGCGGGCCCGAGGGGCGGGCCGGGCTGCGGGACTGGCGCCTGGCCTCCTACCTGAGCGGCTGCCACGGCGAGGACGCGGGCGAGGAGGGCATGCCCCTGGAGGCCGAGGCCCTGGACGACGACGTGCTGGGCCCGGGCCGCGAcctggccccgcccgccccgcgcgggcCCGCGGCTTTCCCCGCCCAGGGCAcggggagcggcggcggcggcagcgcggAGGACGCGGGCCTCGCCAAGCAGGACTCGTTCCGCTCGCGCCTCACCCCGCTCATCCAGCGCAGCTCCCGGCTGCGCTCCTCCCTCATCTTCGCGTCGCAGGCCGAGGGCACCGGggggcccgccgccgccgccgccaccaccgagAAGGTGCAGCTGCTGCACCGCGAGCAGGTGGTGAGCGAGGCGCTGGGCCCCGGCGGGGAGGCCGTGCGCTCCGCCGCCTCCACCAAGGTGGCCGAGCTCCTGGAGAAGTACAAGGGCCCGGCCCGCGACGGCGCCGTCACCGTCTCCAGCCACAGCAAGGCGCTCGTGTCCCAGGTCTGGCGGGAGGAGGCGGCGCcctgcggccccggccccggccccgagcgCCGTAGCCTGGAGAGCTGCCTGCTGGACCTGCGCGACTCCTTCGCGCAGCGCCTGCACCAGGAGGCCGAGCGGCAGCCGGGCGCCGCCTCGCTCACGGCCGCGCAGCTGCTGGACACCCTGGGCCGCGGCTCCGAGCGCCTGCCCTCCCGCTTCCTCCCCGCCCAGGGCCGGGGCAGTCCGCCGCCGCCGGAGGGGCCCGgcgcccaccccgcgccccgccctgaGCCAAGGGGGAGCCCCACCTCCGCCTGCCCCGCGCCCGGGTTTCCCCCCCGCAGAGGCAGCCCCACCGCAGGGTTTATTGAGCAGAAAGGGGGCCCCGAACGCCGGGGCAGCCCGGTGCCTCCCGTGCCCGAGCGCCGGGGGAGCCCGGGACCCCCGGTGCCCGAGCGCAGGGGCAGCCTCACCTCCGGGGAGTGTCCGAGGACGGGGCCGGGGGAGGAGGCGGCGGGCGGCCCCATGGAAGCCCTGCGCAAGGGGTCCCTGCGCCTCCGGCAGCTGCTGAGCCCCAAGAGCGAGCggcgcggggaggaggagggcggcgcCCCGGCTCCCCAGGAGAACGGGCAGCCGGAGAGCCCCCGGCGGCCGTCGCTGGGCCGCGGCGACAGCGCGGAGGCCCCCGAGGAGCGGGGCGGGAGGGCGCGCCTGGCCTCGGCCACCGCCAACGCCCTGTACAGCAGCAACCTGCGGGACGACACCAAGGCCATCCTGGAGCAGATCAGCGCCCACGGCCAGAAGCACCGGGGGGCCGCCGCCCGCGGCAGCCCCgagccgcgcccgcccgccgcgggaGACCTGGCACCGGACATGTCCGACAAGGACAAGTGCTCGGCCATCTTCCGCTCGGACAGCGCGGGGCCGCAGGCGCGGCTGAGCCGCACGCTGCCCGCCAGCGCCGAGGAGCGGGACCGGCTGCTGCGCCGCATGGAGAGCATGCGCAAGGAGAAGCGCGTCTACAGCCGCTTCGAAGTCTTCTGCAAAAAggaggaggccggggcgggggacgGCCTGCCCGAGGAGGACCCCAGGGACAGCAAGGTGGGCAAGTTCATGCCCAAGATCCTGGGTACATTCAAGGGCAAGAAGTGA
- the Ccdc166 gene encoding coiled-coil domain-containing protein 166: MAPKKKRGPSGGREGAEPPLSERMQYLQRECQMLSEQLDACTGGVERVLRDNAVLDSESLRMREENRLFGNYLAARAQRWANAIITLNEKNRVDLAQIHWQRSELASLYQGREDGVRAQLQEMETRADQMARQVQELQPYKASARAPRGGPGAPARRARSQPLRCLRPRPRSCSWSSWRGSGRWSGSCCTCAWSTRSCCTG; this comes from the coding sequence atgGCGCCTAAAAAGAAGCGCGGGCCGAGCGGCGGGCGCGAGGGCGCGGAGCCGCCGCTGTCGGAGCGCATGCAGTACCTGCAGCGCGAGTGCCAGATGCTCTCGGAGCAGCTGGACGCCTGCACGGGCGGCGTGGAGCGGGTGCTGCGGGACAACGCCGTCCTGGACAGCGAGTCGCTGCGCATGCGCGAGGAGAACCGGCTCTTCGGCAACTACCTGGCGGCGCGCGCGCAGCGCTGGGCCAATGCCATCATCACACTGAACGAGAAGAACCGCGTGGACTTGGCCCAGATCCACTGGCAGCGATCCGAGCTCGCGTCGCTCTACCAGGGCCGCGAAGACGGGGTGCGCGCGCAGCTCCAGGAGATGGAGACCCGAGCGGACCAGATGGCCCGCCAGGTCCAGGAGCTGCAGCCCTACAAGGCCAGTGCACGCGCgccccggggcgggccgggggcccCGGCGAGGCGGGCGCGGTCCCAACCCCTGCGCTGTCTGCGCCCCCGCCCCAGGAGCTGCAGCTGGAGCAGCTGGCGCGGATCCGGACGCTGGAGCGGGAGCTGCTGCACATGCGCGTGGAGCACACGCAGCTGCTGCACCGGGTGA
- the Znf623 gene encoding zinc finger protein 623 isoform X2 — MLGVIVLGAAGKKATEARISEDEDSPKAMSDSVTVMEPPAPESGEARESRLGSPEGQSPGSSLSQGEGFGQGTVTRWKIQTGGTAQVCAKSGRNSLLNSSLLRLQRDFIEGEVHSCGICGKSFPFSSDLVRHQISHAGEKPYPRSPCGRGFGQMSPLADHQSVHAGDGLCVCDVCGKDFTHYTSLMEHEQVHAGEKPFKCSQCGKAFCHSSDLLRHQGVHTRERPFECKECGKGFSQSSLLIRHQRIHTGERPYECNECGKSFIRSSSLIRHYQIHTEVRQYECRDCGKAFRHRSDLIEHQRIHTGERPFECRECGKAFIRSSKLIQHQRIHTGERPYVCHECGKRFSQTSNFTQHQRIHTGEKLYECNECGKAFFLSSYLIRHQKIHTGERVYECKECGKAFLQKAHLTEHQKIHTGDRPFECKDCGKAFIQSSKLLLHQIVHTGEKPYACSYCGKGFIQRSNFLQHQKMHTEERLYERAARPPPPALVQQEGLPLGEAAFRLGERVTDPEAPAGGLEGSHSPSP, encoded by the coding sequence ATCGTCTTAGGAGCTGCTGGCAAAAAGGCGACTGAAGCCCGAATCTCCGAGGATGAAGATTCACCTAAGGCGATGTCGGACAGTGTCACCGTGatggagccccccgcccccgagtCTGGGGAAGCCCGTGAGTCCAGGCTGGGGAGCCCAGAGGGACAGAGCCCGGGGAGCTCCCTCTCACAGGGAGAGGGCTTCGGGCAGGGGACGGTGACCCGCTGGAAAATCCAGACAGGAGGCACAGCCCAGGTATGTGCTAAGTCAGGAAGAAACTCTCTTCTGAACTCCAGCCTTCTTAGACTTCAAAGGGATTTTATAGAAGGTGAGGTGCATTCCTGTGGCATTTGTGGTAAAAGCTTCCCATTCAGTTCAGATCTAGTTAGACATCAAATCTCTCACGCCGGGGAGAAGCCTTACCCACGCAGTCCGTGTGGGAGAGGTTTCGGTCAGATGTCGCCCCTCGCCGACCACCAGAGCGTCCACGCGGGAGacggactgtgtgtgtgtgacgtgTGTGGGAAAGACTTCACTCACTACACCAGCCTGATGGAGCACGAGCAGGTTCACGCGGGGGAAAAGCCGTTCAAGTGTTCGCAGTGTGGAAAAGCGTTTTGCCATAGTTCCGACCTGCTCCGGCACCAGGGGGTTCACACCAGAGAGCGGCCTTTTGAATGCAAAGAGTGCGGGAAAGGCTTCAGTCAGAGCTCCTTGCTCATCCGCCACCAGAGAATCCACACGGGAGAAAGGCCCTACGAGTGCAACGAGTGCGGCAAGTCCTTCATCCGGAGCTCCAGCCTTATCCGCCATTACCAGATCCACACCGAGGTGAGGCAGTATGAGTGCAGAGACTGCGGGAAGGCCTTCCGCCACCGCTCCGACCTCATCGAGCACCAGCGGATCCACACCGGGGAGAGACCCTTCGAGTGTCGCGAGTGCGGAAAGGCCTTTATTCGGAGCTCAAAGCTTATTCAgcaccagagaatccacaccGGGGAACGGCCCTATGTGTGCCATGAGTGCGGCAAGCGCTTTAGCCAAACGTCCAACTTCACCCAGCACCAGAGAATCCATACGGGGGAGAAACTCTATGAGTGTAACGAGTGTGGGAAGGCCTTCTTCCTGAGTTCCTACCTCATCCGACACCAGAAGATCCACACTGGGGAGCGGGTGTATGAGTGTAAGGAGTGCGGGAAGGCCTTCCTGCAGAAAGCCCACCTCACGGAGCACCAGAAGATCCACACTGGGGATAGGCCTTTTGAGTGCAAAGACTGTGGGAAGGCCTTCATCCAGAGCTCCAAGCTGCTCCTGCACCAGATCGTCCACACGGGGGAGAAGCCCTACGCGTGCAGTTACTGTGGGAAGGGCTTCATACAGAGGTCCAACTTCCTCCAGCACCAGAAGATGCACACGGAAGAGAGGCTCTATGAGCGCgctgcccggcccccgccccccgccttggTCCAACAGGAAGGGCTTCCCCTGGGCGAGGCCGCCTTCCGTTTGGGCGAGAGGGTCACAGATCCGGAGGCTCCGGCGGGCGGCTTAGAAGGCAGCCACTCCCCCAGTCCGTGA
- the Znf623 gene encoding zinc finger protein 623 isoform X1 — translation MADWGHTRAVVGSVEIVLGAAGKKATEARISEDEDSPKAMSDSVTVMEPPAPESGEARESRLGSPEGQSPGSSLSQGEGFGQGTVTRWKIQTGGTAQVCAKSGRNSLLNSSLLRLQRDFIEGEVHSCGICGKSFPFSSDLVRHQISHAGEKPYPRSPCGRGFGQMSPLADHQSVHAGDGLCVCDVCGKDFTHYTSLMEHEQVHAGEKPFKCSQCGKAFCHSSDLLRHQGVHTRERPFECKECGKGFSQSSLLIRHQRIHTGERPYECNECGKSFIRSSSLIRHYQIHTEVRQYECRDCGKAFRHRSDLIEHQRIHTGERPFECRECGKAFIRSSKLIQHQRIHTGERPYVCHECGKRFSQTSNFTQHQRIHTGEKLYECNECGKAFFLSSYLIRHQKIHTGERVYECKECGKAFLQKAHLTEHQKIHTGDRPFECKDCGKAFIQSSKLLLHQIVHTGEKPYACSYCGKGFIQRSNFLQHQKMHTEERLYERAARPPPPALVQQEGLPLGEAAFRLGERVTDPEAPAGGLEGSHSPSP, via the exons ATGGCCGACTGGGGCCACACCAGAGCCGTAGTCGGGAGCGTGGAG ATCGTCTTAGGAGCTGCTGGCAAAAAGGCGACTGAAGCCCGAATCTCCGAGGATGAAGATTCACCTAAGGCGATGTCGGACAGTGTCACCGTGatggagccccccgcccccgagtCTGGGGAAGCCCGTGAGTCCAGGCTGGGGAGCCCAGAGGGACAGAGCCCGGGGAGCTCCCTCTCACAGGGAGAGGGCTTCGGGCAGGGGACGGTGACCCGCTGGAAAATCCAGACAGGAGGCACAGCCCAGGTATGTGCTAAGTCAGGAAGAAACTCTCTTCTGAACTCCAGCCTTCTTAGACTTCAAAGGGATTTTATAGAAGGTGAGGTGCATTCCTGTGGCATTTGTGGTAAAAGCTTCCCATTCAGTTCAGATCTAGTTAGACATCAAATCTCTCACGCCGGGGAGAAGCCTTACCCACGCAGTCCGTGTGGGAGAGGTTTCGGTCAGATGTCGCCCCTCGCCGACCACCAGAGCGTCCACGCGGGAGacggactgtgtgtgtgtgacgtgTGTGGGAAAGACTTCACTCACTACACCAGCCTGATGGAGCACGAGCAGGTTCACGCGGGGGAAAAGCCGTTCAAGTGTTCGCAGTGTGGAAAAGCGTTTTGCCATAGTTCCGACCTGCTCCGGCACCAGGGGGTTCACACCAGAGAGCGGCCTTTTGAATGCAAAGAGTGCGGGAAAGGCTTCAGTCAGAGCTCCTTGCTCATCCGCCACCAGAGAATCCACACGGGAGAAAGGCCCTACGAGTGCAACGAGTGCGGCAAGTCCTTCATCCGGAGCTCCAGCCTTATCCGCCATTACCAGATCCACACCGAGGTGAGGCAGTATGAGTGCAGAGACTGCGGGAAGGCCTTCCGCCACCGCTCCGACCTCATCGAGCACCAGCGGATCCACACCGGGGAGAGACCCTTCGAGTGTCGCGAGTGCGGAAAGGCCTTTATTCGGAGCTCAAAGCTTATTCAgcaccagagaatccacaccGGGGAACGGCCCTATGTGTGCCATGAGTGCGGCAAGCGCTTTAGCCAAACGTCCAACTTCACCCAGCACCAGAGAATCCATACGGGGGAGAAACTCTATGAGTGTAACGAGTGTGGGAAGGCCTTCTTCCTGAGTTCCTACCTCATCCGACACCAGAAGATCCACACTGGGGAGCGGGTGTATGAGTGTAAGGAGTGCGGGAAGGCCTTCCTGCAGAAAGCCCACCTCACGGAGCACCAGAAGATCCACACTGGGGATAGGCCTTTTGAGTGCAAAGACTGTGGGAAGGCCTTCATCCAGAGCTCCAAGCTGCTCCTGCACCAGATCGTCCACACGGGGGAGAAGCCCTACGCGTGCAGTTACTGTGGGAAGGGCTTCATACAGAGGTCCAACTTCCTCCAGCACCAGAAGATGCACACGGAAGAGAGGCTCTATGAGCGCgctgcccggcccccgccccccgccttggTCCAACAGGAAGGGCTTCCCCTGGGCGAGGCCGCCTTCCGTTTGGGCGAGAGGGTCACAGATCCGGAGGCTCCGGCGGGCGGCTTAGAAGGCAGCCACTCCCCCAGTCCGTGA
- the Mapk15 gene encoding mitogen-activated protein kinase 15: protein MAAAEVDRHVAQRYQLQRRLGKGAYGIVWKAVDRRTGQVVAIKKIFDAFRDRTDAQRTFREVMILRAFAGHPNIIRLLAVVPAENDRDIYLVFESMDTDLHAVIQKGSLLDDAHKRYIFYQLLRATESIHSRRVIHRDQKPSNVLLDASCSVKLCDFGLARSLGDAPVGPEGQALTEYVATRWYRAPEVLLHSTRYTPGVDMWSLGCILGEMLRGRPLFQGSSALHQLELILETIGPPATEELSALGSDYSAWALRGGPRSGPRQTLGSLLPPDTPPEALDLLGRLLVWAPEKRLRAAEALRHPYVQRFHRPGPERTCGADVRIPEPQGDRPSAREYRRLLYRALGLAAGREEPRGCGAPGAPGRPAQTPAPHPRPGPHGVCAPPPPRSSGPVGDGGPRPEPRLELPIPQRPAAPPARSALPAGARAPGGGVRGGPAEPAGAGALPPQGEPGLPQASPSLASQAAAQGANRVLVRSHRARDCGQVAPRLPPEAPGARPGRRMFGSWVSQGAQGAAKAALGGYSQAYGTVGRSALGLLPALPRQPASPSPPCPLDQRPGPGPQAACRAPLQSP from the exons ATGGCCGCGGCGGAGGTGGACCGCCACGTGGCCCAGCGATACCAGCTGCAGCGGCGGCTCGGGAAGGGG GCCTATGGGATCGTGTGGAAGGCCGTGGATAGGAGGACGGGGCAGGTGGTGGCCATCAAGAAGATTTTCGATGCCTTCCGGGACAGGACGGACGCTCAG AGGACATTCCGGGAAGTCATGATTCTCCGG GCGTTTGCGGGGCATCCCAACATCATCCGCCTGCTTGCCGTGGTCCCGGCAGAGAATGACCGGGACATTTACCTGGTGTTTGAGTCCATGG ACACCGACCTGCACGCCGTCATCCAGAAGGGCAGCCTGCTGGACGACGCCCACAAGCGCTACATCTTCTACCAGCTCCTGCGGGCCACCGAGTCCATCCACTCCAGGAGGGTCATCCATCGAGACCAGAag CCGTCCAACGTCCTCTTGGATGCCAGCTGCTCCGTGAAGCTCTGTGACTTTGGCCTTGCTCGCTCCCTGGGCGACGCCCCCGTGGGGCCTGAGGGCCAGGCGCTGACCGAGTACGTGGCCACCCGCTGGTATCGAGCCCCGGAGGTGCTGCTCCACTCAACACG GTACACCCCCGGGGTGGACATGTGGAGCTTGGGCTGCATCCTGGGGGAGATGCTGCGCGGGCGGCCCCTGTTCCAGGGCTCGTCTGCCCTCCACCAGCTGGAGCTGATCCTGGAGACCATCGGCCCACCGGCCACGGAGG aaCTCTCCGCTCTGGGCTCCGACTACAGCGCCTGGGCTCTGCGCGGCGGCCCGCGGTCCGG GCCGCGGCAGACGCTGGGCAGCCTCCTGCCGCCGGACACCCCCCCGGAGGCCCTGGACCTCCTCGGGCGGCTCCTGGTGTGGGCCCCGGAGAAGCGGCTGCGAGCGGCGGAGGCGCTGCGGCACCCCTACGTGCAGAG GTTCcaccgcccaggcccagagcgGACGTGCGGGGCGGACGTGCGGATCCCCGAGCCCCAGGGAGACCGGCCGTCCGCGCGCGAGTACCGCCGCCTCCTCTACCGGGCGCTGGGCCTCGCCGCGGGCCGCGAGGAGCCGCGGGGGTGCGGGGCACCGGgggccccggggcgccccgcccagacccccgcaccccacccccggcccggcccgcacgGGGTGTgtgccccgccgccgccccggtcCTCAGGGCCGGTGGGGGACGGGGGCCCCCGCCCTGAGCCCCGGCTCGAACTTCCCATCCCGCAGAGACCCGCGGCGCCGCCCGCCCGGAGCGCCCTGCCCGCCGGGGCGCGGGCGCCGGGCGGCGGCGTGCGCGGGGGTCCCGCAGAGCCCGCCGGGGCGGGCGCGCTGCCCCCGCAGGGGGAGCCGGGCCTGCCCCAGGCCTCGCCGTCCCTGGCCTCGCAGGCCGCCGCCCAGGGGGCCAACCGAGTCCTGGTTCGCAGCCACCGAGCCAGGGACTGCGGGCAG GTTGCCCCCCGGCTGCCCCCGGAGGCTcccggagcccggcccggccgcaGGATGTTCGGGTCCTGGGTCTCCCAGGGGGCTCAGGGCGCCGCCAAGGCCGCGCTCGGAGGCTACTCCCAGGCCTACGGGACCGTGGGGCGCTCGGCGCTGGgcctcctgcctgccctccccagaCAGCCCGCGAGCCCCTCACCCCCCTGCCCGCTGGACCAGCGCCCTGGCCCCGGGCCGCAGGCCGCCTGCCGCGCCCCTTTGCAAAGCCCCTAA
- the Znf623 gene encoding zinc finger protein 623 isoform X3, translating to MSDSVTVMEPPAPESGEARESRLGSPEGQSPGSSLSQGEGFGQGTVTRWKIQTGGTAQVCAKSGRNSLLNSSLLRLQRDFIEGEVHSCGICGKSFPFSSDLVRHQISHAGEKPYPRSPCGRGFGQMSPLADHQSVHAGDGLCVCDVCGKDFTHYTSLMEHEQVHAGEKPFKCSQCGKAFCHSSDLLRHQGVHTRERPFECKECGKGFSQSSLLIRHQRIHTGERPYECNECGKSFIRSSSLIRHYQIHTEVRQYECRDCGKAFRHRSDLIEHQRIHTGERPFECRECGKAFIRSSKLIQHQRIHTGERPYVCHECGKRFSQTSNFTQHQRIHTGEKLYECNECGKAFFLSSYLIRHQKIHTGERVYECKECGKAFLQKAHLTEHQKIHTGDRPFECKDCGKAFIQSSKLLLHQIVHTGEKPYACSYCGKGFIQRSNFLQHQKMHTEERLYERAARPPPPALVQQEGLPLGEAAFRLGERVTDPEAPAGGLEGSHSPSP from the coding sequence ATGTCGGACAGTGTCACCGTGatggagccccccgcccccgagtCTGGGGAAGCCCGTGAGTCCAGGCTGGGGAGCCCAGAGGGACAGAGCCCGGGGAGCTCCCTCTCACAGGGAGAGGGCTTCGGGCAGGGGACGGTGACCCGCTGGAAAATCCAGACAGGAGGCACAGCCCAGGTATGTGCTAAGTCAGGAAGAAACTCTCTTCTGAACTCCAGCCTTCTTAGACTTCAAAGGGATTTTATAGAAGGTGAGGTGCATTCCTGTGGCATTTGTGGTAAAAGCTTCCCATTCAGTTCAGATCTAGTTAGACATCAAATCTCTCACGCCGGGGAGAAGCCTTACCCACGCAGTCCGTGTGGGAGAGGTTTCGGTCAGATGTCGCCCCTCGCCGACCACCAGAGCGTCCACGCGGGAGacggactgtgtgtgtgtgacgtgTGTGGGAAAGACTTCACTCACTACACCAGCCTGATGGAGCACGAGCAGGTTCACGCGGGGGAAAAGCCGTTCAAGTGTTCGCAGTGTGGAAAAGCGTTTTGCCATAGTTCCGACCTGCTCCGGCACCAGGGGGTTCACACCAGAGAGCGGCCTTTTGAATGCAAAGAGTGCGGGAAAGGCTTCAGTCAGAGCTCCTTGCTCATCCGCCACCAGAGAATCCACACGGGAGAAAGGCCCTACGAGTGCAACGAGTGCGGCAAGTCCTTCATCCGGAGCTCCAGCCTTATCCGCCATTACCAGATCCACACCGAGGTGAGGCAGTATGAGTGCAGAGACTGCGGGAAGGCCTTCCGCCACCGCTCCGACCTCATCGAGCACCAGCGGATCCACACCGGGGAGAGACCCTTCGAGTGTCGCGAGTGCGGAAAGGCCTTTATTCGGAGCTCAAAGCTTATTCAgcaccagagaatccacaccGGGGAACGGCCCTATGTGTGCCATGAGTGCGGCAAGCGCTTTAGCCAAACGTCCAACTTCACCCAGCACCAGAGAATCCATACGGGGGAGAAACTCTATGAGTGTAACGAGTGTGGGAAGGCCTTCTTCCTGAGTTCCTACCTCATCCGACACCAGAAGATCCACACTGGGGAGCGGGTGTATGAGTGTAAGGAGTGCGGGAAGGCCTTCCTGCAGAAAGCCCACCTCACGGAGCACCAGAAGATCCACACTGGGGATAGGCCTTTTGAGTGCAAAGACTGTGGGAAGGCCTTCATCCAGAGCTCCAAGCTGCTCCTGCACCAGATCGTCCACACGGGGGAGAAGCCCTACGCGTGCAGTTACTGTGGGAAGGGCTTCATACAGAGGTCCAACTTCCTCCAGCACCAGAAGATGCACACGGAAGAGAGGCTCTATGAGCGCgctgcccggcccccgccccccgccttggTCCAACAGGAAGGGCTTCCCCTGGGCGAGGCCGCCTTCCGTTTGGGCGAGAGGGTCACAGATCCGGAGGCTCCGGCGGGCGGCTTAGAAGGCAGCCACTCCCCCAGTCCGTGA